A genomic window from Hyalangium minutum includes:
- a CDS encoding sigma-54-dependent Fis family transcriptional regulator, giving the protein MPELVFFRRGEEVLRFAIDRQRVVLGRGERSDVVIPDPDVSRQHVALIYNGKTCQFEDLSGNGTLVAGKSMKQGELQDGADIALGRWRAMYRERGTGETAGPTGVGLSTDISPVNTEARDSQPAQLRVKQGDTEFLHDLTDNTSFTLGKDPSNTIVVQDRFISSRHLKLTRNQGFFHVVDLNSTNGSFLGNVRIFDVEVPLNTVLRVGETELILEPASKNKQGASSHGIIGNDPAVRSLVELIERVAPSTISVTILGESGTGKELVAKALHTCSERADKAFIPVNCAAISKELIESELFGHEKGAFTGAQGTRRGAFEEAHGGTLFLDEIGELPMNLQAKLLRALESGEIKRVGASRPTHVDVRVVAATNRDLLSLAREGRFREDLYYRLCVMPVLLPPLRNRAGDLAALADHFVRMYSPRGQTVKLTPGGLEKLQKHPWPGNIRELRNVVHRALLLRKGPQIDIGDISFDQELSRITAGAAGLVLTMPEGLTLEQMLQLAERQIIELTLRRYGHNRERVAKELGLARSTLFKRLKEWGIGKAEEDLE; this is encoded by the coding sequence ATGCCAGAGTTGGTGTTCTTTCGCCGGGGCGAGGAAGTGCTCAGGTTCGCGATCGACCGGCAGCGCGTCGTGCTCGGCCGCGGCGAGCGCAGTGACGTCGTCATCCCGGATCCCGACGTCAGCCGCCAGCACGTGGCGCTCATCTACAATGGGAAGACCTGCCAATTCGAGGATCTGTCCGGCAACGGCACCTTGGTCGCTGGCAAGTCCATGAAGCAGGGCGAGCTGCAGGATGGCGCCGACATCGCCCTGGGCAGGTGGCGCGCGATGTACCGCGAGCGCGGCACCGGAGAGACTGCAGGCCCCACCGGCGTGGGCCTGAGCACCGACATCTCGCCCGTGAACACCGAGGCTCGAGACAGCCAGCCGGCCCAGCTGCGCGTCAAACAGGGGGACACCGAGTTTCTCCACGACCTCACCGACAACACCTCCTTCACCCTCGGCAAGGATCCGTCCAACACCATCGTCGTCCAGGATCGCTTCATCTCCAGCCGACACCTCAAGCTGACGCGCAACCAGGGCTTCTTCCATGTGGTGGACCTGAACTCCACCAACGGCTCCTTCCTGGGCAACGTCCGCATCTTCGACGTGGAGGTGCCCCTGAACACCGTGCTCCGGGTAGGCGAAACGGAGCTCATCCTCGAGCCGGCGTCCAAGAACAAGCAGGGCGCTTCCTCCCACGGCATCATCGGCAACGATCCGGCCGTGCGCAGCCTCGTGGAGCTCATCGAGCGGGTCGCACCCTCCACCATCTCGGTCACCATCCTGGGCGAGTCCGGTACCGGCAAGGAGCTGGTCGCCAAGGCCCTGCACACCTGCTCCGAGCGCGCTGACAAGGCCTTCATCCCCGTCAACTGCGCCGCCATCTCCAAGGAGCTCATCGAGAGCGAGCTGTTCGGCCACGAGAAGGGCGCCTTCACCGGTGCCCAGGGCACACGCCGGGGTGCCTTTGAGGAGGCTCACGGCGGCACCCTCTTCCTGGACGAGATCGGCGAGCTGCCGATGAACCTGCAGGCCAAGCTGCTGCGCGCCCTGGAGAGCGGAGAGATCAAGCGCGTGGGCGCCAGCCGCCCCACCCATGTGGACGTGCGCGTGGTGGCGGCCACCAACCGAGACCTGCTGTCCCTCGCACGCGAGGGCCGGTTCCGCGAGGACCTCTACTACCGGCTTTGCGTCATGCCCGTGCTGCTGCCGCCCCTGCGCAACCGCGCGGGAGACCTGGCGGCACTGGCGGACCACTTCGTGCGCATGTACTCGCCCCGAGGGCAAACGGTGAAGCTCACCCCTGGCGGCCTCGAGAAGCTCCAGAAGCACCCCTGGCCCGGCAACATCCGCGAGCTGCGCAACGTCGTCCACCGCGCCCTGCTCCTGCGCAAGGGGCCACAGATCGACATTGGCGACATCTCCTTCGACCAGGAGCTCAGCCGCATCACCGCGGGCGCCGCTGGGCTCGTCCTCACCATGCCCGAGGGCCTCACCCTGGAGCAGATGCTGCAACTGGCCGAGCGCCAGATCATCGAGCTCACCCTGCGCCGCTACGGCCACAACCGCGAGCGCGTGGCCAAAGAGCTGGGCCTGGCACGCTCCACCCTCTTCAAGCGTCTCAAAGAGTGGGGCATCGGCAAGGCCGAGGAGGATCTGGAGTAA
- a CDS encoding AAA family ATPase has protein sequence MRTASAPISPPPSAEQAEKARTLITRLLGSLEKAIRGKREALELVLCCVAAGGHVLLEDVPGTGKTTLAKALAVSMGGQFKRVQFTPDLLPTDIVGTSLFNPQDGTFRFKPGPIFANVLIADEINRASPRTQSALLEGLSEQQVTVDGETRTLPSPFLCIATQNPVEFHGTYPLPEASLDRFAAQLSLGYPPEAEERALLTEQRGPKPATPLEPVCTLEEVVALQRAVEEVRMEASVADYLLRVVHATRGHASVRLGVSTRGALLYARMARARALASGRDFVLPEDLKAMAVPVLTHRLVLDTRARYAGTDKQGLTRELVSSVPLPR, from the coding sequence ATGCGTACGGCATCCGCCCCGATCTCCCCTCCTCCGAGCGCCGAGCAGGCCGAGAAGGCTCGCACCCTCATCACCCGGTTGCTGGGGAGCCTGGAGAAGGCCATCCGGGGCAAGCGCGAGGCGCTGGAGTTGGTGCTGTGCTGCGTCGCGGCAGGCGGACACGTGCTGCTGGAGGACGTGCCGGGCACGGGGAAGACGACGCTGGCGAAGGCGCTGGCCGTGAGCATGGGCGGGCAGTTCAAGCGGGTTCAGTTCACGCCGGATCTGCTGCCCACGGACATCGTCGGCACCTCGCTGTTCAACCCCCAGGACGGCACGTTCCGGTTCAAGCCGGGCCCCATCTTCGCCAACGTGCTCATCGCCGATGAGATCAACCGCGCCTCGCCGCGCACCCAGTCGGCGCTGCTGGAGGGGCTCTCCGAGCAGCAGGTGACGGTGGATGGCGAGACGCGCACCCTGCCCTCGCCGTTCCTGTGCATCGCCACGCAAAACCCGGTGGAGTTCCACGGCACCTATCCACTGCCGGAGGCCTCGCTGGATCGCTTCGCCGCGCAGCTCTCGCTCGGCTACCCGCCCGAGGCCGAGGAGCGAGCCCTGCTCACCGAGCAACGCGGACCGAAGCCCGCCACACCGCTGGAGCCGGTCTGCACCTTGGAGGAGGTGGTGGCGCTGCAGCGAGCCGTGGAGGAAGTGCGAATGGAGGCCTCGGTCGCGGATTACCTGCTGCGCGTGGTGCACGCCACGCGAGGCCATGCCAGCGTGCGGCTGGGAGTCTCTACACGCGGAGCGCTCCTGTACGCCCGGATGGCCCGGGCCCGGGCGCTCGCGAGTGGCCGGGACTTCGTGCTGCCGGAGGATCTCAAGGCGATGGCGGTGCCGGTGCTCACCCACCGGCTGGTGTTGGATACCCGAGCCCGCTACGCCGGCACGGACAAGCAGGGCCTCACGCGCGAGCTCGTCTCCTCCGTCCCGCTGCCCCGCTAG
- a CDS encoding DUF58 domain-containing protein produces MARRRRWSFMMPPEEHRFVRILAERYRGWLTPLGQSVLWAMGAAGLMMLWGLQPAIVFFCLCAGLLVGGVSAGLPFRPRLKLSRRLPPPVSAGDTLQYRVVVENRGRRPARKVVVEERSLPPELKFLDEPPVIEVLAPGERAEVNLSLVCATRGAYELPWLQASSFFPSALVKMPRRTTEKDRLLVYPRFTPLERFDVPHGRNYQPGGIPIASSVGESTELAGTREFREGDRTRDIHWPSLARTGRLVVKEYQEEYFVRLAMVLDVETRSSEDEALFERSLSLAAGIADVLARQEYIIDIFAAGSQVFHFQAGRALAHFEHILEILACLESEDRLDMHALEAALLPEAGKLSAVILVMMDWDEPRAALLRKLKAHGVAVRVLSVRPDRRPEGLAPDEVVELP; encoded by the coding sequence ATGGCTCGCCGCCGCCGCTGGTCCTTCATGATGCCCCCGGAGGAGCACCGCTTCGTCCGGATCCTGGCCGAGCGCTACCGCGGTTGGCTCACGCCTCTCGGCCAGTCCGTGCTCTGGGCCATGGGCGCCGCCGGCTTGATGATGCTCTGGGGACTCCAGCCCGCCATCGTCTTCTTCTGCCTCTGTGCCGGACTCCTCGTCGGTGGCGTCTCGGCCGGGCTGCCCTTCCGGCCACGCCTCAAGCTCTCCCGGCGCCTGCCACCCCCCGTCTCCGCCGGGGACACCTTGCAGTACCGCGTCGTCGTGGAGAATCGCGGCCGCCGCCCCGCTCGCAAGGTCGTGGTGGAGGAGCGCAGCCTGCCCCCAGAGCTGAAGTTCCTCGACGAGCCCCCTGTCATCGAGGTGCTCGCTCCAGGCGAGCGCGCCGAGGTGAACCTGTCCCTCGTCTGCGCCACGCGCGGCGCCTACGAGCTGCCCTGGCTCCAAGCCTCCAGCTTCTTCCCCTCCGCGCTGGTGAAGATGCCCCGCCGCACGACGGAGAAGGATCGACTCCTGGTCTACCCACGCTTCACCCCGCTGGAGCGCTTCGACGTGCCCCACGGGCGCAACTACCAGCCGGGCGGCATCCCCATCGCCTCCAGCGTGGGCGAGTCCACCGAGCTGGCCGGCACCCGCGAGTTCCGCGAAGGAGACCGTACCCGTGACATCCACTGGCCCTCGCTCGCGAGAACGGGCCGGCTCGTGGTGAAGGAGTATCAAGAGGAGTACTTCGTCCGGCTGGCCATGGTGCTGGATGTGGAGACGCGCAGCTCCGAGGACGAAGCCCTGTTCGAGCGCAGCCTCTCACTGGCCGCCGGCATCGCGGACGTGCTCGCCCGCCAGGAGTACATCATCGACATCTTCGCGGCTGGCTCCCAGGTGTTCCACTTCCAGGCGGGCCGCGCCCTCGCCCACTTCGAGCACATCCTGGAGATCCTCGCCTGCCTCGAGTCCGAGGATCGGCTGGACATGCACGCTCTGGAGGCCGCACTCCTGCCCGAGGCTGGCAAGCTCTCCGCTGTCATCCTCGTGATGATGGACTGGGACGAGCCACGCGCAGCGCTGCTGCGCAAGCTGAAGGCCCACGGCGTGGCGGTCCGCGTGCTCTCCGTCCGCCCGGATCGCCGGCCCGAGGGGCTCGCTCCCGATGAGGTGGTGGAGCTGCCATGA
- a CDS encoding lysyl oxidase family protein, whose product MRKILLCVLGTVAVLLSGCDDDTYEFTELEPAAPQHVLPAGNGALSVAVKNSGTATWKKGDVTLVLSPQEQEGWSGGTLQLEKNVKPGEAATFTGTVATPALPGLHELTWTPHHKDKAFANTVRTSVEVTCSDGIFCNGEERFSNGQCVSSRSACDDGTECTIDDCDEVGRICVHTPSGTCATCRAGPSCTPDCAGKQCGDDGCGGECGTCGAGQGCAQAIFQCKSDAQPGTCRSPLPLVADGTPLAGDHTLQGDTSAGIHQAVPSCNSTSTAVESVYTFTLTQRMGLEARVSGYDTVLHLRKKRTADGAADCLDNTPNKTVACSDDSSPPGDYGSRITVALDPGTYYLIVDGFDAAQSGAFTLKTRFTPDGCVPKCDGVYCGGSDGCGGNCGACDAGQVCISGRCLQSPCTPQCDGKECGDDGCGGQCGFCPEAKLCVPSSGLCQTFQDCNHLRPQCSPGCGATEFCGSDCVCHPVTESLPDLIVDEQRLKNEILFDSVYVTENSCAKVEECVTGIGERRVLRFSVEAVNQGFATATVPPPADRPDLFTFSPCHGHYHFSGFASYALLDLQGHVVLTGRKQAYCMEDTQRVVAGPSVSCSKEFDCSNQGIQRGWSDLYGNTLDCQWLDITDLAPGDYRLQVTLNPARAFQEATLDNNTSSVPVTIPPP is encoded by the coding sequence TTGCGCAAGATCCTGCTGTGCGTGCTGGGAACCGTCGCCGTTCTGCTGAGCGGCTGCGACGATGACACCTACGAGTTCACCGAGCTGGAGCCCGCTGCCCCGCAGCATGTGCTGCCTGCGGGCAACGGGGCGCTCTCGGTGGCCGTGAAGAACTCGGGCACCGCGACCTGGAAGAAGGGAGACGTGACGCTCGTCCTCTCTCCTCAGGAGCAGGAGGGCTGGAGCGGCGGTACGCTCCAACTCGAGAAGAACGTGAAGCCTGGAGAGGCGGCCACGTTCACGGGCACCGTCGCCACGCCCGCCTTGCCGGGCCTCCACGAGCTCACGTGGACCCCCCACCACAAGGACAAGGCCTTCGCGAACACCGTCCGGACCTCGGTGGAGGTGACGTGCTCGGATGGCATTTTCTGCAACGGCGAGGAGCGCTTCTCCAACGGCCAGTGCGTCAGCTCGCGCTCGGCCTGCGACGATGGCACAGAGTGCACGATAGACGACTGCGACGAGGTGGGGCGCATCTGCGTGCACACGCCCTCTGGGACGTGCGCGACGTGCCGGGCCGGTCCTTCCTGCACCCCTGACTGCGCGGGCAAGCAGTGCGGAGATGACGGGTGTGGCGGCGAATGCGGCACCTGTGGCGCGGGCCAGGGGTGCGCGCAGGCGATCTTCCAGTGCAAGTCCGACGCGCAGCCGGGCACCTGCCGCTCGCCGCTGCCCCTGGTGGCGGACGGGACGCCGCTGGCTGGGGACCACACCCTCCAGGGCGATACTTCCGCGGGCATCCATCAGGCGGTGCCCTCGTGCAACAGCACCAGCACCGCAGTGGAGTCCGTCTACACCTTCACCCTCACCCAGCGGATGGGCTTGGAGGCGCGCGTCTCCGGCTACGACACGGTGCTCCACTTGCGCAAGAAGCGCACGGCGGACGGCGCGGCGGACTGCCTCGACAACACGCCCAACAAGACGGTGGCGTGCAGCGATGACTCGTCGCCCCCGGGGGACTACGGCTCGCGCATCACCGTGGCGCTGGATCCGGGCACCTACTACCTCATCGTCGACGGCTTCGATGCCGCGCAGTCCGGTGCGTTCACGCTGAAGACGCGCTTCACCCCGGACGGCTGCGTCCCCAAGTGCGACGGCGTGTACTGCGGCGGCAGCGACGGCTGTGGCGGCAACTGTGGAGCGTGTGACGCGGGCCAGGTCTGCATCAGCGGGCGCTGCCTGCAGAGCCCGTGCACGCCGCAGTGTGATGGAAAGGAGTGCGGCGACGACGGCTGCGGCGGCCAGTGCGGCTTCTGCCCGGAGGCAAAGCTCTGCGTGCCGTCCTCGGGACTGTGCCAGACCTTCCAGGACTGCAACCACCTGCGGCCCCAGTGCTCGCCGGGCTGCGGGGCCACGGAGTTCTGCGGCTCGGACTGTGTCTGCCACCCTGTCACCGAGTCGCTGCCGGATCTGATCGTCGACGAGCAGCGGCTCAAGAACGAGATCCTCTTTGACTCGGTCTACGTCACGGAGAACTCGTGCGCGAAGGTGGAGGAGTGCGTGACGGGCATTGGCGAGCGCCGTGTGCTGCGCTTCAGCGTGGAGGCGGTGAACCAGGGCTTCGCCACCGCCACGGTGCCGCCGCCTGCGGATCGGCCGGACCTGTTCACCTTCTCGCCCTGCCATGGCCACTACCACTTCAGCGGCTTTGCCTCGTACGCCCTGCTGGATCTGCAGGGCCACGTGGTGCTCACCGGCCGCAAGCAGGCCTACTGCATGGAGGACACGCAGCGCGTGGTGGCGGGGCCCAGCGTGTCTTGCTCCAAGGAGTTCGACTGCTCCAACCAGGGCATCCAGCGCGGCTGGTCCGATCTCTACGGCAACACGCTGGACTGCCAGTGGCTGGACATCACGGACCTGGCCCCGGGCGACTACCGCCTCCAGGTGACGCTCAACCCGGCGCGCGCCTTCCAGGAGGCGACGCTGGACAACAACACCTCCAGCGTCCCTGTGACGATCCCGCCTCCGTAG
- a CDS encoding RNA polymerase sigma factor translates to MSASVAVLPPISQLYRQHRTRALAIARRIVGDVDDAEDVVQDVFTRLARKPEGFTGRAAWTTWLHRVMVNSSINWLRARKRREKLSYELQEPTSPEAQAVGEEMQRHFGDALKQVSDLQRQVLWLREVRGFSYPEIAHVLHIPEGTVKSSLHRGRVRALEVLEERGQRP, encoded by the coding sequence ATGAGTGCCAGTGTCGCCGTGCTCCCCCCCATCTCGCAGCTCTACCGCCAACATCGCACACGGGCCCTGGCCATTGCGCGGCGGATAGTGGGAGACGTGGATGACGCGGAGGATGTGGTTCAGGACGTGTTCACGCGGCTGGCTCGCAAGCCCGAGGGCTTCACCGGGCGGGCGGCGTGGACCACCTGGCTGCACCGCGTCATGGTCAACAGCAGCATCAACTGGCTGCGGGCGCGCAAGCGCCGCGAGAAGCTGAGCTACGAGCTCCAGGAGCCCACTTCTCCGGAGGCCCAGGCGGTGGGCGAGGAGATGCAGCGGCACTTCGGGGATGCGCTGAAGCAGGTGAGTGACTTGCAGCGCCAGGTGCTGTGGCTGCGCGAGGTGCGCGGCTTCAGCTATCCGGAGATCGCCCACGTGCTGCACATCCCCGAGGGCACGGTGAAGAGCTCGCTGCACCGCGGGCGCGTGCGGGCGCTCGAGGTGCTCGAGGAGCGTGGGCAGCGCCCGTGA
- a CDS encoding DUF885 domain-containing protein — translation MKTRTALLLLGLLVSACATSSSTASASASSAAPAASPEDARFAALLDEEWEYDLRESPLFATFVGDLRYNDQLDDMSLEAIERHKQHARELLERLKGFDRSRLSEPRQLDYDLFRLNAEMAVEGQRFPEEYVQISQLGGIHDMMAQVAQAVPKRNVKDFQDFVKRLRAVPTLVDQAIALMRKGLEAGVTPPKVTLRDVAGLIRNQIVDSPEKSPIVSALFEGLPPSLKPEEARLRAEVTAAIGEAVLPAYRKLLVFFESEYAPRAREAISMSALPDGQAWYAYRVKEMTTTELSPDAIHAIGLSEVKRIRAEMEKVKAAAQFKGTLPEFTRYLLTDKRFTFGSRQELLMTYRDLAKRIDPELPKLFGKLPRLTYGIRPVPEFSEKTVPAGYYNPGSVEAGRAGIFFVNAYDLPSRPRWSADALVLHEAVPGHHFQIALAQEQGEVPQFRRHGHYGAYVEGWGLYAESLGEELGVYQDPYARFGGLASEMLRAIRLVVDTGLHSKGWTRDQALAFFRENSGEPENDIVVEVDRYIVNPGQALGYKMGALKIQELRAAAAAELGPRFDVRAFHDVVLGSGALPLSILESRVKAWVVQQKAAPVPAAPAR, via the coding sequence CGGCATGCGCCACTTCGTCCTCCACGGCTTCGGCTTCGGCTTCCAGCGCCGCTCCTGCCGCCTCTCCCGAAGATGCACGCTTCGCCGCGCTCCTGGACGAGGAGTGGGAGTATGACCTGCGCGAGTCGCCCCTCTTCGCCACCTTCGTGGGCGACCTCCGCTACAACGACCAGCTGGACGACATGTCCCTCGAGGCCATCGAGCGTCACAAGCAGCATGCCCGCGAGCTGCTCGAGCGCCTCAAGGGCTTTGACCGCTCGCGCCTGTCCGAGCCTCGCCAGCTCGACTACGACCTCTTCCGCCTGAACGCGGAGATGGCCGTCGAGGGCCAGCGCTTCCCCGAGGAGTATGTCCAGATCAGCCAGCTCGGCGGCATCCACGACATGATGGCCCAGGTCGCCCAGGCCGTGCCCAAGCGCAACGTGAAGGACTTCCAGGACTTCGTGAAGCGCCTGCGCGCCGTGCCCACCCTGGTCGATCAGGCCATCGCGCTCATGCGCAAGGGCCTCGAAGCGGGAGTCACCCCGCCCAAGGTCACCCTGCGCGACGTGGCCGGCCTCATCCGCAATCAGATCGTCGACTCGCCGGAGAAGAGCCCCATCGTCAGCGCGCTCTTCGAGGGACTCCCGCCCTCGCTCAAGCCCGAAGAGGCCCGGCTGCGCGCCGAAGTCACCGCTGCCATCGGCGAGGCCGTGCTGCCTGCCTACCGCAAGCTGCTGGTCTTCTTCGAATCCGAGTACGCCCCTCGCGCTCGCGAGGCGATTTCCATGTCCGCGCTCCCGGACGGCCAGGCCTGGTACGCCTACCGGGTGAAGGAGATGACGACCACGGAGCTCTCCCCGGACGCCATCCACGCGATCGGCCTCTCCGAGGTGAAGCGCATCCGTGCCGAGATGGAGAAGGTGAAGGCCGCCGCCCAGTTCAAGGGCACGCTGCCGGAGTTCACGCGCTACCTGCTCACGGACAAGCGCTTCACCTTCGGCTCGCGCCAGGAGCTGCTCATGACGTACCGCGATCTGGCCAAGCGCATCGATCCCGAGCTGCCCAAGCTCTTCGGCAAGCTGCCGCGGCTCACCTACGGCATCCGCCCCGTGCCCGAGTTCTCCGAGAAGACCGTGCCCGCCGGCTACTACAACCCGGGCTCCGTAGAGGCGGGCCGCGCCGGCATCTTCTTCGTGAACGCCTATGACTTGCCCTCGCGCCCCCGGTGGTCCGCCGACGCGCTCGTGCTCCACGAGGCCGTGCCCGGCCACCACTTCCAGATTGCCCTCGCGCAGGAGCAGGGAGAGGTGCCCCAGTTCCGCCGCCATGGCCACTACGGCGCCTACGTCGAGGGCTGGGGCCTGTATGCCGAGTCGCTCGGGGAAGAGCTCGGCGTGTACCAGGATCCCTATGCCCGGTTTGGCGGGCTGGCCTCGGAGATGCTCCGCGCCATCCGGCTCGTGGTGGACACCGGCCTCCACTCCAAGGGGTGGACCCGCGACCAGGCTCTCGCGTTCTTCCGCGAGAACTCCGGCGAGCCCGAGAACGACATCGTCGTCGAGGTGGATCGCTACATCGTCAACCCGGGCCAGGCGCTCGGGTACAAAATGGGCGCACTGAAAATTCAGGAGCTGCGCGCCGCCGCCGCCGCCGAGCTGGGGCCGCGCTTTGATGTGCGCGCCTTCCACGATGTGGTGCTCGGCTCCGGCGCACTGCCGCTGTCCATCCTGGAGAGCCGGGTGAAGGCCTGGGTGGTCCAGCAGAAGGCCGCCCCGGTGCCGGCGGCTCCCGCCCGCTGA
- a CDS encoding transglutaminaseTgpA domain-containing protein, with the protein MSQDDALPSRLERGMEMLPALAALALHALAHERWLLCIPAAVVLATGLILGKQPRYSSPLLLISALGGGVVGFVLSGLWPVPAPIPPAFMGPLCGALVALTTLCALCGRRVYALTYALLLSSLSVTVRGGAPVYVGMAAVILSLLALAFFRGRIGQAGLTGGLSFGVFALVVLGVAFGLWRFVRASEGVLTDTVFRMMSSMSPSSGLALQSEIPLERQGSMPDTDLLLLELRGDEVQRLRTSVFDVFNGTRWMTSPPLEQTRLTLPKPAPGEAQRTTELTLQQSLRNQLPAPAGTYSVEGVEVRVVGGWTLRAEGRSGTTLTLRSSAREQLPPEPPPTELLTSLPPALKEELAPLAEQLTRGATTSRARAEALEAWFRDNYEYSLSVDLRGEGSPLAVLIREKRAAWCTYFASAMAALLRAQGIPARLAGGFVPQEKNPYSDAFLVRSRDAHAWVEVYLEEEGRFVPFDPTPWRSREALMAQKAPGQLGAAWQAFTSAFRRGLARLWNSPSEALSGVASSPVTWLLVLAGLAWRLLARYRRGRVSQARAALRGESPALAAAYARYLRAMKRGAGLIPSPTETDEELLHRLRTTRGDRAGSLAEAFLTRYRQARYGGAPVDGASLGGLTAELERHLRQER; encoded by the coding sequence ATGAGCCAGGACGACGCACTGCCCTCGCGCCTGGAGCGGGGCATGGAGATGCTGCCCGCGCTCGCCGCGCTCGCTCTCCACGCGCTGGCCCACGAGCGCTGGCTGCTGTGCATCCCCGCCGCCGTCGTGCTCGCCACCGGGCTGATCCTCGGCAAGCAGCCTCGTTACTCGTCCCCGCTGCTGTTGATCTCCGCGCTCGGGGGAGGCGTGGTCGGGTTCGTGCTGAGCGGACTGTGGCCGGTGCCCGCTCCCATCCCCCCCGCTTTCATGGGCCCGCTGTGCGGCGCCCTGGTGGCGCTGACCACCCTCTGTGCCCTCTGCGGCCGGCGGGTCTACGCCCTCACCTATGCCCTGCTCCTGTCGTCGCTGAGCGTCACCGTCCGGGGCGGCGCCCCCGTGTACGTGGGCATGGCGGCCGTCATCTTGAGCCTCCTGGCCCTCGCATTCTTCAGAGGGCGCATCGGCCAGGCAGGGCTCACGGGAGGACTGAGCTTCGGCGTCTTCGCGCTCGTGGTGCTCGGGGTGGCCTTCGGCCTGTGGCGCTTCGTGCGCGCCAGCGAGGGCGTGCTGACGGACACCGTCTTCCGGATGATGTCGAGCATGTCGCCCAGCTCGGGCCTCGCCTTGCAGTCGGAGATCCCTCTCGAGCGCCAGGGAAGCATGCCCGACACCGATCTGCTCCTCCTGGAGCTGCGGGGCGACGAGGTCCAGCGGCTGAGGACCTCCGTGTTCGACGTCTTCAATGGGACTCGGTGGATGACGTCGCCCCCGTTGGAGCAGACCCGGCTCACACTGCCCAAGCCCGCGCCCGGAGAAGCGCAGCGCACCACCGAGCTCACCCTGCAACAATCCTTGCGCAACCAGCTCCCGGCCCCCGCTGGCACCTACTCGGTCGAGGGTGTCGAGGTCCGGGTGGTAGGAGGCTGGACGCTGCGTGCGGAGGGGCGCAGTGGAACCACCCTCACCCTGCGCTCCTCGGCGCGGGAACAGCTCCCCCCCGAGCCTCCGCCCACGGAGCTCCTCACCTCCCTGCCTCCCGCGCTGAAGGAGGAGCTGGCGCCGCTGGCGGAACAGCTCACCCGCGGCGCCACCACCTCCCGGGCCCGCGCCGAAGCTCTGGAGGCATGGTTCCGCGACAACTACGAGTACTCGCTGTCCGTCGATCTGCGCGGTGAGGGAAGCCCGTTGGCCGTACTCATCCGCGAGAAACGGGCCGCCTGGTGCACCTACTTCGCTAGCGCCATGGCGGCGCTGCTGCGCGCCCAAGGCATCCCCGCGCGGCTGGCCGGTGGCTTCGTGCCTCAGGAGAAAAACCCCTACTCGGACGCCTTCCTCGTGCGCTCCCGGGATGCACACGCATGGGTCGAGGTCTATCTCGAGGAAGAGGGCCGCTTCGTTCCCTTTGATCCGACCCCGTGGCGCAGCCGGGAAGCGCTGATGGCGCAGAAGGCACCGGGCCAACTCGGAGCCGCGTGGCAGGCCTTCACCTCGGCCTTCCGGCGTGGGCTCGCGCGCCTGTGGAACTCCCCTTCAGAAGCCCTCTCCGGGGTGGCGAGTTCCCCGGTGACGTGGCTGCTGGTGCTCGCTGGGCTGGCCTGGCGGCTGCTGGCGCGCTACCGGAGAGGCCGCGTCTCCCAGGCCCGAGCAGCCTTGCGCGGAGAGAGCCCCGCTCTCGCCGCAGCCTACGCTCGCTACCTCCGGGCGATGAAGCGGGGCGCGGGCCTCATTCCCAGCCCCACCGAGACCGACGAGGAGCTGCTGCACCGCCTGCGCACCACCCGCGGAGACCGCGCCGGCTCCCTGGCCGAGGCCTTCCTCACCCGTTACCGGCAGGCGCGCTATGGCGGCGCCCCCGTCGATGGGGCCTCGCTCGGGGGTCTTACCGCGGAGCTGGAGCGCCACCTCCGTCAGGAGCGGTGA